The DNA segment GGGATAACCATAGGAGCTGTGCTTGGCAGTCTTGTTGGAGGCCTCACAGGTGTATTGACTGCTCCTGATTCTGGAGAAAATACCCGTAGAAGACTTCAAGAGAATGCTTTGGAAATCAAGGATAGTGTTGAAAATGATTTGCTTGAAGCTAAGGATAAAATAAATGGTGAAATTGCTCAATCAATTGAATGGTTAAGAAAAGAAATTTCTGATGCAAAGGAAGTATTTAAAATGCAAAAAATTGAATGTGAAGCAAGTGATGATAAAGACTTGGATGAAGAAGCTCTGTAAAATACTTTATATAAATTGGGTATGAAAAGAAGGGAATTTCACATTATTTGTAGAAATACTATAACTTCAAAGGATAAATAATATTTGATACTGGCTTTTACATTTAGATATACTTAAAGGCTATTATCTTAAATGGAGTGATTTTATGAATAATATAACAATTACACTTAGTGATTTAGGTCTGATGCTATTATGGGCGGCTTTGTTGGTTTTAATTTTTTATCTAATATTGGTTCTTAAAAAGTTTAATGATACTTTGAAGGAAGTCAGATATATATTATCACACAACAAGGAAAATATTGAAAAGACCCTAAATGAAATGCCTTCTATAGCTAAAAATATTGATGAAATAACAGGTGAAGTTTCCCATGATGTAAAGGCCGTGAGGGATACAGTAGAGACCATAACTGAAAAAAGCGGTGCTGCCGCAAAATCCCTTGACGATACTGACAGTATAATAACAGGTGTGACCTCTGTTATACAGCTAGCCATATTTGTTAAGAATTTCTGGGAAAATATCCTTCCTAAGAAAAGAAGAGTTGTTTAAAATAAATATAAGGGGTCGTCTCAAAGGACGATCCCTTTTTTATTTTCTTCAAATACGTACAAATGTTTGCTATACTATAGATATACTTATAGAATATCACAGTTTAAACCTACCACTAGGAGGCTAAAATGAAAAGAACATTTATTTTTATAATTATTGGATTGCTACTTTTTCTGTTCTTACCGGATTTTGTGAAGGAGTCTCCAACCGTTGATAATAGCTCTTCAAACTTTTTCAGTACTATTAGAGAAGCTTCAGTAAAAACAAGGGCTAGTATAGATAAACATTTTACACCGGAGGATAGAGAAGAATTAAAGAGGGATATTTCCAATTTAGCATATAAGCTGCGTAATATCATTACCAGGGAAGAACTAACAAACATAAAAAATAAAGCAGTTGATCTTGTAAAGGAAATAAATAACTCCATATGGAATAATCTTGGTGATTCTGATTATGAAAAGGCCGTTGTTAAAAGGGTTGTTGACGGAGATACTATTGAAGTCATTTTAAACGGTATAAAAGAAAAAATAAGATTTATTGGTG comes from the Maledivibacter sp. genome and includes:
- a CDS encoding DUF948 domain-containing protein → MNNITITLSDLGLMLLWAALLVLIFYLILVLKKFNDTLKEVRYILSHNKENIEKTLNEMPSIAKNIDEITGEVSHDVKAVRDTVETITEKSGAAAKSLDDTDSIITGVTSVIQLAIFVKNFWENILPKKRRVV
- a CDS encoding YtxH domain-containing protein, producing the protein MFGFVRRRELEARRKGFSKGITIGAVLGSLVGGLTGVLTAPDSGENTRRRLQENALEIKDSVENDLLEAKDKINGEIAQSIEWLRKEISDAKEVFKMQKIECEASDDKDLDEEAL
- a CDS encoding thermonuclease family protein; translated protein: MKRTFIFIIIGLLLFLFLPDFVKESPTVDNSSSNFFSTIREASVKTRASIDKHFTPEDREELKRDISNLAYKLRNIITREELTNIKNKAVDLVKEINNSIWNNLGDSDYEKAVVKRVVDGDTIEVILNGIKEKIRFIGVNTPESAGKYKYKPQPYGKEASKFTNSSLLGKVIYLEKDVGDKDKYGRLLRYVWLTEPSKGNLEENMFNAILLREGYGRVMTIQPNVKYQRIFTQLEREARKNNKGLWRFK